The following are from one region of the Magallana gigas chromosome 4, xbMagGiga1.1, whole genome shotgun sequence genome:
- the LOC109621115 gene encoding leucine-rich repeat protein soc-2 homolog, which produces MAEYVHQVPKSRLLLFTTVCIQTVLTLTTHAPPDCPLPLPCECNGNQQIVYCSNKSLSELPPIQKSEGKWTFYLDDNRIEVIPDNYFSDVKVNFLSLENNDIHTIGENAFQGSEDSLNYLHLENNSMTELPNAIGKLRQLTAVSIQGNPMVDLTETVIRNLTSCLQLISFGSKSMTKWPKNINFLINIFSIDLYDVQYPELPEDAFSTFKDNLVFLNLYNTGLTKLPPSINDCQNISSMIFQENKKLSANSITKSITRGFPFLTSITFQNNGLTTLPSMFSKSTRIGRIVVRDEPIVYLRDDTFPQHLSKYLHYLPFSGTRLTSIPS; this is translated from the exons ATGGCTGAATATGTTCATCAA GTTCCAAAATCTAGATTATTGCTGTTTACCACTGTCTGTATACAGACCGTTCTGACATTGACTACGCATGCGCCACCAGACTGCCCTCTGCCCTTGCCCTGCGAGTGTAACGGGAATCAACAGATCGTCTACTGTAGCAACAAAAGCCTTTCTGAGCTGCCACCTATTCAAAAGTCCGAGGGCAAGTGGACATTTTATCTCGATGACAACAGGATCGAGGTCATTCCTGATAACTATTTTAGTGATGTAAAGGTCAACTTTCTCTCCTTGGAAAACAACGATATTCACACAATTGGCGAGAATGCGTTTCAAGGAAGTGAAGACTCCCTGAATTATCTGCATCTTGAAAACAACAGTATGACCGAGCTTCCAAACGCAATAGGAAAACTTCGGCAACTAACCGCCGTGTCCATTCAAGGAAACCCAATGGTGGATCTAACAGAAACGGTGATCAGAAACCTTACTTCTTGTCTTCAGTTAATCAGTTTTGGATCTAAATCGATGACGAAATGGCCAAAGAATATCAACtttcttataaatattttctctatagatTTATACGATGTACAATATCCCGAGCTACCAGAGGACGCGTTTTCTACGTTTAAAGATAACTTGGTGTTCCTAAACCTCTATAATACCGGACTAACAAAACTGCCACCTTCTATAAATGATTGTCAAAATATATCTTCTATGATTTTccaggaaaataaaaaattatcggCAAACTCAATCACTAAATCTATAACTCGGGGTTTTCCATTTTTAACATCGATAACTTTTCAAAACAACGGATTAACTACTTTGCCATCCATGTTTTCAAAATCGACTAGAATAGGAAGAATAGTAGTTAGAGATGAACCAATAGTTTATCTTCGAGATGACACTTTTCCGCAACATTTGAGTAAATATCTGCATTATTTACCGTTTAGTGGTACGAGACTCACCAGCATTCCTTCTTAG